ATCATGACGGTTCAGCGCGCCTTGCAAAAAAACAATATCAGCAATCCTCTACTGATCGCCAGAACAGGACTAGAAGCCCTCGACATGCTGCGCGGTACAAATGGCGTCAAGAAAATCACCCCCTTACCGGCACTCACACTGCTGGATCTCAATCTTCCCAAAATGAGCGGATTCGAGTTTTTACAGGAACTGCGCAACGACCCAGAACTCAATTCACTGCGTATCATT
This sequence is a window from Candidatus Thiodiazotropha sp. LNASS1. Protein-coding genes within it:
- a CDS encoding response regulator, which produces MLNQDETILLIEDDRVDIMTVQRALQKNNISNPLLIARTGLEALDMLRGTNGVKKITPLPALTLLDLNLPKMSGFEFLQELRNDPELNSLRIIVLTSSNEPKDRAAAFEFEVDDYIVKPHSFDEFTRAVATILALWE